Proteins from a genomic interval of Harpia harpyja isolate bHarHar1 chromosome 7, bHarHar1 primary haplotype, whole genome shotgun sequence:
- the LOC128143986 gene encoding cyclin-dependent kinase 11B isoform X1, whose translation MGDEKDSWKVKTLDEILQEKKRRKEQEEKAEIKRMKNSDDRDSKRDSLEEGELRDHRMEITIRNSPYRREDSMEDRGEEDDSLAIKPPQQMSRKEKTHHRKDEKRKEKRRHRSHSAEGKHARVKEKEREHERRKRHREEQDKARREWERQKRREMAREHSRRERDRLEQLERERERKIREQQKEQREQKERERRAEERRKEREARREVSAHHRTVREEYGDKVKMRPWSRSPLRQQRDKLEQGESRKPVKEEKPEERDPLSDLQDISDSERKTSSAESSSESGSGSEEEEEESSSEGSEEEGEEEEEEEETGSNSEEVSEQSAEEVSEEEMSEEEERENGNHIPVVTESRFDRDSAGSEVEEEEVGEGTPHSNAMTEGDYIPDSPASSPIELKQELPKYLPALQGCRSVEEFQCLNRIEEGTYGVVYRAKDKKTDEIVALKRLKMEKEKEGFPITSLREINTILKAQHLNIVTVREIVVGSNMDKIYIVMNYVEHDLKSLMETMKQPFLPGEVKTLMIQLLRGVKHLHDNWILHRDLKTSNLLLSHSGILKVGDFGLAREYGSPLKPYTPVVVTLWYRAPELLLGAKEYSTAIDMWSVGCIFGELLTQKPLFPGKSEIDQINKVFKDLGTPSEKIWPGYNELPAVKKMTFTEYPYNNLRKRFGALLSDQGFDLMNNFLTYYPARRITAEDGLKHEYFRETPLPIDPSMFPTWPAKSEQQRVKRGTSPRPPEGGLGYSQLGDDDLKDTGFHLTTTNQGASAAGPGFSLKF comes from the exons atgGGTGATGAAAAGGATTCTTGGAAAGTGAAAACTTTAGAtgaaattcttcaggaaaaaaaacgaaggaaggagcaagaagagaaggcagagatAAAACGTATGAAAAAT TCAGATGATAGGGATTCAAAGCGGGATTCTCTTGAAGAGGGGGAGTTGAGAGATCATCGCATGGAAATAACAATCAGAAATTCACCTTACAGGAGGGAAGACTCCATGGAAGACAG AGGAGAAGAAGATGATTCCTTGGCTATAAAACCACCACAGCAAATGTCACggaaagaaaaaacccatcaTAGAAAAgatgagaagaggaaagagaaacgtAGACATCGTAGTCATTCAGCAGAAG ggaAACATGCCAGAGTGAAAGAGAAAGAACGGGAACATGAGCGTAGGAAGAGACATAGAGAAGAGCAGGATAAAGCCCGTCGTGAATGGGAAAGACAGAAACGGAGAGAAATGGCAAGGGAGCATTCCAGGAGGGAGAG AGATCGTCTGGAGCAACTTGAGCGAGAACGAGAGAGAAAAATTAGAGAGCAGCAAAAAGAACAAAGGGAGCAAAAAGAACGAGAAAGGCGAGCTGAAGAAAGACGTAAGGAGCGGGAAGCCAGAAGAGAAG TTTCTGCACACCATAGAACAGTGAGGGAAGAATATGGAGACAAAGTAAAAATGAGACCCTGGAGTCGCAGCCCATTACGACAGCAGAGAGACAAGCTTGAGCAAGGAGAGAGCAGGAAACCAG TAAAAGAAGAGAAACCAGAAGAGAGAGATCCTCTTTCAGACTTGCAAGACATCAGCGACAGTGAGAGAAAAACCAGCTCGGCAGAGTCTTCATCAG AATCTGGATCAGGctcagaagaagaggaggaagagtctAGCAGTGAAGGTtctgaggaagagggagaggaagaggaggaggaagaggagacgGGAAGCAATTCTGAGGAAGTGTCTGAGCAGTCAGCTG aagaggTGAGCGAAGAAGAGATGAGTGAAGAGGAGGAACGGGAAAATGGAAACCACATCCCAGTTG TTACAGAGTCGAGGTTTGACCGAGATTCAGCAGGAAGCGAAGTAGAAGAGGAGGAAGTAGGGGAGGGTACCCCTCATTCCAATGCAATGACAGAAGGAGACTATATTCCTGACTCACCAGCTTCCTCCCCCATTGAATTGAAACAAGAGCTTCCTAAGTATCTTCCTGCGCTTCAG GGATGTCGTAGCGTGGAGGAATTTCAGTGTTTGAACAGGATTGAAGAAGGAACATATGGTGTAGTGTACAGAGCAAAAGACAAGAAGACTG atgaaATTGTGGCTCTGAAGCgactgaaaatggaaaaggaaaaggaaggcttTCCCATTACTTCTCTGAGAGAAATCAATACTATTCTGAAAGCACAACATCTAAATATTGTTACTGTCAGA gAAATTGTTGTAGGTAGTAATATGGATAAAATCTACATTGTAATGAACTACGTAGAACACGATCTCAAGAGTCTGATGGAAACAATGAAGCAACCATTTCTACCAG GTGAAGTGAAAACCTTGATGATTCAGTTACTGCGAGGAGTCAAGCATCTTCACGACAACTGGATACTTCACCGAGACTTGAAAACTTCCAACTTGTTGCTCAGTCATTCAGGCATTTTAAAA GTTGGAGATTTTGGACTAGCCCGAGAATACGGATCTCCGCTGAAGCCTTACACGCCAGTGGTTGTGACGCTTTGGTACAGGGCTCCGGAGTTGTTGCTTGGAGCTAAG GAATATTCAACGGCGATAGACATGTGGTCGGTAGGGTGTATATTTGGAGAGCTGTTAACGCAGAAACCGCTGTTTCCAGGGAAGTCAGAAATCGACCAGATTAACAAAGtttttaag GATCTGGGTACTCCAAGCGAAAAAATCTGGCCTGGTTACAATGAGCTGCCAGCAGTAAAGAAGATGACATTCACAGAATATCCCTATAACAATCTACGCAAGAGATTTGGAGCGCTCCTCTCTGATCAGGGGTTTGATCTGATGAACAA CTTTTTGACGTACTACCCAGCCAGAAGAATTACTGCTGAAGATGGTTTGAAGCACGAGTATTTCCGAGAGACTCCCCTTCCTATTGACCCTTCCATGTTTCCCACCTGGCCGGCAAAAAGCGAACAACAAAGGGTAAAACGTGGTACTAGCCCGCGCCCACCTGAGGGAGGCCTTGGATATAGTCAATTG GGTGATGATGATCTGAAAGATACAGGTTTTCATCTGACCACCACAAATCAAGGAGCATCTGCTGCAGGACCTGGTTTCAGCCTCAAGTTTTAA
- the LOC128143986 gene encoding cyclin-dependent kinase 11B isoform X3, with protein MGDEKDSWKVKTLDEILQEKKRRKEQEEKAEIKRMKNSDDRDSKRDSLEEGELRDHRMEITIRNSPYRREDSMEDRGEEDDSLAIKPPQQMSRKEKTHHRKDEKRKEKRRHRSHSAEGKHARVKEKEREHERRKRHREEQDKARREWERQKRREMAREHSRRERDRLEQLERERERKIREQQKEQREQKERERRAEERRKEREARREVKEEKPEERDPLSDLQDISDSERKTSSAESSSESGSGSEEEEEESSSEGSEEEGEEEEEEEETGSNSEEVSEQSAEEVSEEEMSEEEERENGNHIPVVTESRFDRDSAGSEVEEEEVGEGTPHSNAMTEGDYIPDSPASSPIELKQELPKYLPALQGCRSVEEFQCLNRIEEGTYGVVYRAKDKKTDEIVALKRLKMEKEKEGFPITSLREINTILKAQHLNIVTVREIVVGSNMDKIYIVMNYVEHDLKSLMETMKQPFLPGEVKTLMIQLLRGVKHLHDNWILHRDLKTSNLLLSHSGILKVGDFGLAREYGSPLKPYTPVVVTLWYRAPELLLGAKEYSTAIDMWSVGCIFGELLTQKPLFPGKSEIDQINKVFKDLGTPSEKIWPGYNELPAVKKMTFTEYPYNNLRKRFGALLSDQGFDLMNNFLTYYPARRITAEDGLKHEYFRETPLPIDPSMFPTWPAKSEQQRVKRGTSPRPPEGGLGYSQLGDDDLKDTGFHLTTTNQGASAAGPGFSLKF; from the exons atgGGTGATGAAAAGGATTCTTGGAAAGTGAAAACTTTAGAtgaaattcttcaggaaaaaaaacgaaggaaggagcaagaagagaaggcagagatAAAACGTATGAAAAAT TCAGATGATAGGGATTCAAAGCGGGATTCTCTTGAAGAGGGGGAGTTGAGAGATCATCGCATGGAAATAACAATCAGAAATTCACCTTACAGGAGGGAAGACTCCATGGAAGACAG AGGAGAAGAAGATGATTCCTTGGCTATAAAACCACCACAGCAAATGTCACggaaagaaaaaacccatcaTAGAAAAgatgagaagaggaaagagaaacgtAGACATCGTAGTCATTCAGCAGAAG ggaAACATGCCAGAGTGAAAGAGAAAGAACGGGAACATGAGCGTAGGAAGAGACATAGAGAAGAGCAGGATAAAGCCCGTCGTGAATGGGAAAGACAGAAACGGAGAGAAATGGCAAGGGAGCATTCCAGGAGGGAGAG AGATCGTCTGGAGCAACTTGAGCGAGAACGAGAGAGAAAAATTAGAGAGCAGCAAAAAGAACAAAGGGAGCAAAAAGAACGAGAAAGGCGAGCTGAAGAAAGACGTAAGGAGCGGGAAGCCAGAAGAGAAG TAAAAGAAGAGAAACCAGAAGAGAGAGATCCTCTTTCAGACTTGCAAGACATCAGCGACAGTGAGAGAAAAACCAGCTCGGCAGAGTCTTCATCAG AATCTGGATCAGGctcagaagaagaggaggaagagtctAGCAGTGAAGGTtctgaggaagagggagaggaagaggaggaggaagaggagacgGGAAGCAATTCTGAGGAAGTGTCTGAGCAGTCAGCTG aagaggTGAGCGAAGAAGAGATGAGTGAAGAGGAGGAACGGGAAAATGGAAACCACATCCCAGTTG TTACAGAGTCGAGGTTTGACCGAGATTCAGCAGGAAGCGAAGTAGAAGAGGAGGAAGTAGGGGAGGGTACCCCTCATTCCAATGCAATGACAGAAGGAGACTATATTCCTGACTCACCAGCTTCCTCCCCCATTGAATTGAAACAAGAGCTTCCTAAGTATCTTCCTGCGCTTCAG GGATGTCGTAGCGTGGAGGAATTTCAGTGTTTGAACAGGATTGAAGAAGGAACATATGGTGTAGTGTACAGAGCAAAAGACAAGAAGACTG atgaaATTGTGGCTCTGAAGCgactgaaaatggaaaaggaaaaggaaggcttTCCCATTACTTCTCTGAGAGAAATCAATACTATTCTGAAAGCACAACATCTAAATATTGTTACTGTCAGA gAAATTGTTGTAGGTAGTAATATGGATAAAATCTACATTGTAATGAACTACGTAGAACACGATCTCAAGAGTCTGATGGAAACAATGAAGCAACCATTTCTACCAG GTGAAGTGAAAACCTTGATGATTCAGTTACTGCGAGGAGTCAAGCATCTTCACGACAACTGGATACTTCACCGAGACTTGAAAACTTCCAACTTGTTGCTCAGTCATTCAGGCATTTTAAAA GTTGGAGATTTTGGACTAGCCCGAGAATACGGATCTCCGCTGAAGCCTTACACGCCAGTGGTTGTGACGCTTTGGTACAGGGCTCCGGAGTTGTTGCTTGGAGCTAAG GAATATTCAACGGCGATAGACATGTGGTCGGTAGGGTGTATATTTGGAGAGCTGTTAACGCAGAAACCGCTGTTTCCAGGGAAGTCAGAAATCGACCAGATTAACAAAGtttttaag GATCTGGGTACTCCAAGCGAAAAAATCTGGCCTGGTTACAATGAGCTGCCAGCAGTAAAGAAGATGACATTCACAGAATATCCCTATAACAATCTACGCAAGAGATTTGGAGCGCTCCTCTCTGATCAGGGGTTTGATCTGATGAACAA CTTTTTGACGTACTACCCAGCCAGAAGAATTACTGCTGAAGATGGTTTGAAGCACGAGTATTTCCGAGAGACTCCCCTTCCTATTGACCCTTCCATGTTTCCCACCTGGCCGGCAAAAAGCGAACAACAAAGGGTAAAACGTGGTACTAGCCCGCGCCCACCTGAGGGAGGCCTTGGATATAGTCAATTG GGTGATGATGATCTGAAAGATACAGGTTTTCATCTGACCACCACAAATCAAGGAGCATCTGCTGCAGGACCTGGTTTCAGCCTCAAGTTTTAA
- the LOC128143986 gene encoding cyclin-dependent kinase 11B isoform X4, whose product MGDEKDSWKVKTLDEILQEKKRRKEQEEKAEIKRMKNSDDRDSKRDSLEEGELRDHRMEITIRNSPYRREDSMEDRGEEDDSLAIKPPQQMSRKEKTHHRKDEKRKEKRRHRSHSAEGKHARVKEKEREHERRKRHREEQDKARREWERQKRREMAREHSRRERDRLEQLERERERKIREQQKEQREQKERERRAEERRKEREARREVKEEKPEERDPLSDLQDISDSERKTSSAESSSESGSGSEEEEEESSSEGSEEEGEEEEEEEETGSNSEEVSEQSAEEVSEEEMSEEEERENGNHIPVESRFDRDSAGSEVEEEEVGEGTPHSNAMTEGDYIPDSPASSPIELKQELPKYLPALQGCRSVEEFQCLNRIEEGTYGVVYRAKDKKTDEIVALKRLKMEKEKEGFPITSLREINTILKAQHLNIVTVREIVVGSNMDKIYIVMNYVEHDLKSLMETMKQPFLPGEVKTLMIQLLRGVKHLHDNWILHRDLKTSNLLLSHSGILKVGDFGLAREYGSPLKPYTPVVVTLWYRAPELLLGAKEYSTAIDMWSVGCIFGELLTQKPLFPGKSEIDQINKVFKDLGTPSEKIWPGYNELPAVKKMTFTEYPYNNLRKRFGALLSDQGFDLMNNFLTYYPARRITAEDGLKHEYFRETPLPIDPSMFPTWPAKSEQQRVKRGTSPRPPEGGLGYSQLGDDDLKDTGFHLTTTNQGASAAGPGFSLKF is encoded by the exons atgGGTGATGAAAAGGATTCTTGGAAAGTGAAAACTTTAGAtgaaattcttcaggaaaaaaaacgaaggaaggagcaagaagagaaggcagagatAAAACGTATGAAAAAT TCAGATGATAGGGATTCAAAGCGGGATTCTCTTGAAGAGGGGGAGTTGAGAGATCATCGCATGGAAATAACAATCAGAAATTCACCTTACAGGAGGGAAGACTCCATGGAAGACAG AGGAGAAGAAGATGATTCCTTGGCTATAAAACCACCACAGCAAATGTCACggaaagaaaaaacccatcaTAGAAAAgatgagaagaggaaagagaaacgtAGACATCGTAGTCATTCAGCAGAAG ggaAACATGCCAGAGTGAAAGAGAAAGAACGGGAACATGAGCGTAGGAAGAGACATAGAGAAGAGCAGGATAAAGCCCGTCGTGAATGGGAAAGACAGAAACGGAGAGAAATGGCAAGGGAGCATTCCAGGAGGGAGAG AGATCGTCTGGAGCAACTTGAGCGAGAACGAGAGAGAAAAATTAGAGAGCAGCAAAAAGAACAAAGGGAGCAAAAAGAACGAGAAAGGCGAGCTGAAGAAAGACGTAAGGAGCGGGAAGCCAGAAGAGAAG TAAAAGAAGAGAAACCAGAAGAGAGAGATCCTCTTTCAGACTTGCAAGACATCAGCGACAGTGAGAGAAAAACCAGCTCGGCAGAGTCTTCATCAG AATCTGGATCAGGctcagaagaagaggaggaagagtctAGCAGTGAAGGTtctgaggaagagggagaggaagaggaggaggaagaggagacgGGAAGCAATTCTGAGGAAGTGTCTGAGCAGTCAGCTG aagaggTGAGCGAAGAAGAGATGAGTGAAGAGGAGGAACGGGAAAATGGAAACCACATCCCAGTTG AGTCGAGGTTTGACCGAGATTCAGCAGGAAGCGAAGTAGAAGAGGAGGAAGTAGGGGAGGGTACCCCTCATTCCAATGCAATGACAGAAGGAGACTATATTCCTGACTCACCAGCTTCCTCCCCCATTGAATTGAAACAAGAGCTTCCTAAGTATCTTCCTGCGCTTCAG GGATGTCGTAGCGTGGAGGAATTTCAGTGTTTGAACAGGATTGAAGAAGGAACATATGGTGTAGTGTACAGAGCAAAAGACAAGAAGACTG atgaaATTGTGGCTCTGAAGCgactgaaaatggaaaaggaaaaggaaggcttTCCCATTACTTCTCTGAGAGAAATCAATACTATTCTGAAAGCACAACATCTAAATATTGTTACTGTCAGA gAAATTGTTGTAGGTAGTAATATGGATAAAATCTACATTGTAATGAACTACGTAGAACACGATCTCAAGAGTCTGATGGAAACAATGAAGCAACCATTTCTACCAG GTGAAGTGAAAACCTTGATGATTCAGTTACTGCGAGGAGTCAAGCATCTTCACGACAACTGGATACTTCACCGAGACTTGAAAACTTCCAACTTGTTGCTCAGTCATTCAGGCATTTTAAAA GTTGGAGATTTTGGACTAGCCCGAGAATACGGATCTCCGCTGAAGCCTTACACGCCAGTGGTTGTGACGCTTTGGTACAGGGCTCCGGAGTTGTTGCTTGGAGCTAAG GAATATTCAACGGCGATAGACATGTGGTCGGTAGGGTGTATATTTGGAGAGCTGTTAACGCAGAAACCGCTGTTTCCAGGGAAGTCAGAAATCGACCAGATTAACAAAGtttttaag GATCTGGGTACTCCAAGCGAAAAAATCTGGCCTGGTTACAATGAGCTGCCAGCAGTAAAGAAGATGACATTCACAGAATATCCCTATAACAATCTACGCAAGAGATTTGGAGCGCTCCTCTCTGATCAGGGGTTTGATCTGATGAACAA CTTTTTGACGTACTACCCAGCCAGAAGAATTACTGCTGAAGATGGTTTGAAGCACGAGTATTTCCGAGAGACTCCCCTTCCTATTGACCCTTCCATGTTTCCCACCTGGCCGGCAAAAAGCGAACAACAAAGGGTAAAACGTGGTACTAGCCCGCGCCCACCTGAGGGAGGCCTTGGATATAGTCAATTG GGTGATGATGATCTGAAAGATACAGGTTTTCATCTGACCACCACAAATCAAGGAGCATCTGCTGCAGGACCTGGTTTCAGCCTCAAGTTTTAA
- the LOC128143986 gene encoding cyclin-dependent kinase 11B isoform X2 — MGDEKDSWKVKTLDEILQEKKRRKEQEEKAEIKRMKNSDDRDSKRDSLEEGELRDHRMEITIRNSPYRREDSMEDRGEEDDSLAIKPPQQMSRKEKTHHRKDEKRKEKRRHRSHSAEGKHARVKEKEREHERRKRHREEQDKARREWERQKRREMAREHSRRERDRLEQLERERERKIREQQKEQREQKERERRAEERRKEREARREVSAHHRTVREEYGDKVKMRPWSRSPLRQQRDKLEQGESRKPVKEEKPEERDPLSDLQDISDSERKTSSAESSSESGSGSEEEEEESSSEGSEEEGEEEEEEEETGSNSEEVSEQSAEEVSEEEMSEEEERENGNHIPVESRFDRDSAGSEVEEEEVGEGTPHSNAMTEGDYIPDSPASSPIELKQELPKYLPALQGCRSVEEFQCLNRIEEGTYGVVYRAKDKKTDEIVALKRLKMEKEKEGFPITSLREINTILKAQHLNIVTVREIVVGSNMDKIYIVMNYVEHDLKSLMETMKQPFLPGEVKTLMIQLLRGVKHLHDNWILHRDLKTSNLLLSHSGILKVGDFGLAREYGSPLKPYTPVVVTLWYRAPELLLGAKEYSTAIDMWSVGCIFGELLTQKPLFPGKSEIDQINKVFKDLGTPSEKIWPGYNELPAVKKMTFTEYPYNNLRKRFGALLSDQGFDLMNNFLTYYPARRITAEDGLKHEYFRETPLPIDPSMFPTWPAKSEQQRVKRGTSPRPPEGGLGYSQLGDDDLKDTGFHLTTTNQGASAAGPGFSLKF; from the exons atgGGTGATGAAAAGGATTCTTGGAAAGTGAAAACTTTAGAtgaaattcttcaggaaaaaaaacgaaggaaggagcaagaagagaaggcagagatAAAACGTATGAAAAAT TCAGATGATAGGGATTCAAAGCGGGATTCTCTTGAAGAGGGGGAGTTGAGAGATCATCGCATGGAAATAACAATCAGAAATTCACCTTACAGGAGGGAAGACTCCATGGAAGACAG AGGAGAAGAAGATGATTCCTTGGCTATAAAACCACCACAGCAAATGTCACggaaagaaaaaacccatcaTAGAAAAgatgagaagaggaaagagaaacgtAGACATCGTAGTCATTCAGCAGAAG ggaAACATGCCAGAGTGAAAGAGAAAGAACGGGAACATGAGCGTAGGAAGAGACATAGAGAAGAGCAGGATAAAGCCCGTCGTGAATGGGAAAGACAGAAACGGAGAGAAATGGCAAGGGAGCATTCCAGGAGGGAGAG AGATCGTCTGGAGCAACTTGAGCGAGAACGAGAGAGAAAAATTAGAGAGCAGCAAAAAGAACAAAGGGAGCAAAAAGAACGAGAAAGGCGAGCTGAAGAAAGACGTAAGGAGCGGGAAGCCAGAAGAGAAG TTTCTGCACACCATAGAACAGTGAGGGAAGAATATGGAGACAAAGTAAAAATGAGACCCTGGAGTCGCAGCCCATTACGACAGCAGAGAGACAAGCTTGAGCAAGGAGAGAGCAGGAAACCAG TAAAAGAAGAGAAACCAGAAGAGAGAGATCCTCTTTCAGACTTGCAAGACATCAGCGACAGTGAGAGAAAAACCAGCTCGGCAGAGTCTTCATCAG AATCTGGATCAGGctcagaagaagaggaggaagagtctAGCAGTGAAGGTtctgaggaagagggagaggaagaggaggaggaagaggagacgGGAAGCAATTCTGAGGAAGTGTCTGAGCAGTCAGCTG aagaggTGAGCGAAGAAGAGATGAGTGAAGAGGAGGAACGGGAAAATGGAAACCACATCCCAGTTG AGTCGAGGTTTGACCGAGATTCAGCAGGAAGCGAAGTAGAAGAGGAGGAAGTAGGGGAGGGTACCCCTCATTCCAATGCAATGACAGAAGGAGACTATATTCCTGACTCACCAGCTTCCTCCCCCATTGAATTGAAACAAGAGCTTCCTAAGTATCTTCCTGCGCTTCAG GGATGTCGTAGCGTGGAGGAATTTCAGTGTTTGAACAGGATTGAAGAAGGAACATATGGTGTAGTGTACAGAGCAAAAGACAAGAAGACTG atgaaATTGTGGCTCTGAAGCgactgaaaatggaaaaggaaaaggaaggcttTCCCATTACTTCTCTGAGAGAAATCAATACTATTCTGAAAGCACAACATCTAAATATTGTTACTGTCAGA gAAATTGTTGTAGGTAGTAATATGGATAAAATCTACATTGTAATGAACTACGTAGAACACGATCTCAAGAGTCTGATGGAAACAATGAAGCAACCATTTCTACCAG GTGAAGTGAAAACCTTGATGATTCAGTTACTGCGAGGAGTCAAGCATCTTCACGACAACTGGATACTTCACCGAGACTTGAAAACTTCCAACTTGTTGCTCAGTCATTCAGGCATTTTAAAA GTTGGAGATTTTGGACTAGCCCGAGAATACGGATCTCCGCTGAAGCCTTACACGCCAGTGGTTGTGACGCTTTGGTACAGGGCTCCGGAGTTGTTGCTTGGAGCTAAG GAATATTCAACGGCGATAGACATGTGGTCGGTAGGGTGTATATTTGGAGAGCTGTTAACGCAGAAACCGCTGTTTCCAGGGAAGTCAGAAATCGACCAGATTAACAAAGtttttaag GATCTGGGTACTCCAAGCGAAAAAATCTGGCCTGGTTACAATGAGCTGCCAGCAGTAAAGAAGATGACATTCACAGAATATCCCTATAACAATCTACGCAAGAGATTTGGAGCGCTCCTCTCTGATCAGGGGTTTGATCTGATGAACAA CTTTTTGACGTACTACCCAGCCAGAAGAATTACTGCTGAAGATGGTTTGAAGCACGAGTATTTCCGAGAGACTCCCCTTCCTATTGACCCTTCCATGTTTCCCACCTGGCCGGCAAAAAGCGAACAACAAAGGGTAAAACGTGGTACTAGCCCGCGCCCACCTGAGGGAGGCCTTGGATATAGTCAATTG GGTGATGATGATCTGAAAGATACAGGTTTTCATCTGACCACCACAAATCAAGGAGCATCTGCTGCAGGACCTGGTTTCAGCCTCAAGTTTTAA